A region of the Candidatus Woesearchaeota archaeon genome:
CTTTGAATCTAACCTTGACACCAGACACTTACTTCCTGATGTTTCATGATGTAACTAATGATAATAAAGAAGTAGGAAAGTTCTTTCTAAAAGATGGACTATTTGAATTTGAGGGTGACGCTACAGAATCAGCTCGAATATTTGTAGAAGAGATAAAGAGAATGTTTAAAGACTCTATTGAGCAGTTAGTGGCTGAGAAGCTTGAAGAGAAGAGTGAAAAAGCTGAGAGCTGATAATATTGAATTATGCAATTGTTCTAATTGCAAAGTGGTGTATAAGCTGGGTGAAAAGCCCTGTGATAGCTGTGTTGAGCTTAAGAATTGGAAAGGATTTAACAATAAATGATTGTAATTTCAGATATCCATGGTTGTTATAACACTCTCTTAAAACTCCTTGAGCAACTACCTCATAGAAACATTTGTATTCTAGGTGACTTAATAGATCGAGGTCCTGAATCATATAAAGTTGTTGACTATGTAAAGTCTAATAATATAAAGTGCTTACTAGGCAATCATGAAGACATGGCTATACAAGTCCAAGAAGCTAGTACTATGAGTGAGTTTAGACTAAGAGACTGGTGGTATGGAAATGGTGGTGACGTAACAGTTGAAAGCTATGAAGGTAAAGATGGGATACTAGAAGATCATATTAACTGGTTTAAGACTCTACCTCTATATGAAGAATATACTAATAATATAGGTCAACATTATATCCTATCTCATTCTAATATTAACTTTGTTTGGGATATAAGAGACTCAGATCGAGAGGAGTTTGAAAAGTGGTGTCTTTGGTCAAGGAAGTTTAGTAAGTTGTTATATGGAGACTCTAAGATAGGAGAATCAATAAATGTTATTGG
Encoded here:
- a CDS encoding metallophosphoesterase, coding for MIVISDIHGCYNTLLKLLEQLPHRNICILGDLIDRGPESYKVVDYVKSNNIKCLLGNHEDMAIQVQEASTMSEFRLRDWWYGNGGDVTVESYEGKDGILEDHINWFKTLPLYEEYTNNIGQHYILSHSNINFVWDIRDSDREEFEKWCLWSRKFSKLLYGDSKIGESINVIGHTPKKYIDECEDLLFIDTGCIYRNIGYGVLSAIDLETGEVYTQDNID